The proteins below are encoded in one region of Helianthus annuus cultivar XRQ/B chromosome 2, HanXRQr2.0-SUNRISE, whole genome shotgun sequence:
- the LOC110912327 gene encoding plant UBX domain-containing protein 10 gives MVLANPDTMARAKMSSPLDMLETSCTRLVRRVVNLPRAISRVVDQGLDLMTAAGGRRNHHQFPPPSVPLHHHHPPPPYQPTNNFQSNWDFLAGFEQQFGVTHPFFYACRFVEVLKMAQDEHKFVFLYLHSPDHPFTPPFCKDTLCAEVVVQFLDANFMSWGGVANIGEGMHLAATVQPTTFPFCAIVARGSDDSLVVVQKMEGPVTPEELVETLQTTLEEQGLAFDNARVAKEEKRRDDIRLRQEQDAAYSASLQADQEKVLKRKKKPQHQDNANPNTQDIQILIRFPNGERKQRVFSRREKIEAIFKFIDSLGLPEVGKNYKLVSSFPRKVYGVDQMKMSLKDAEFGTEATLFIELI, from the exons ATGGTTCTAGCCAATCCAGACACCATGGCTCGAGCCAAAATGTCTAGTCCACTTGACATGTTGGAAACCTCGTGCACTAGACTAGTGCGCAGAGTGGTTAACCTCCCACGAGCCATTTCGAGGGTTGTGGATCAAGGACTAGACCTCATGACCGCCGCAGGAGGACGGAGAAACCACCACCAGTTTCCGCCACCAAGTGTtcccctccaccaccaccaccctcctcCACCATATCAGCCCACCAACAATTTTCAATCCAATTGGGATTTTCTAGCCGGTTTTGAGCAACAATTCGGTGTCACACATCCATTTTTCTACGCGTGTAGGTTTGTTGAGGTTTTAAAGATGGCTCAAGATGAGCACAAGTTTGTGTTCTTGTACTTGCACTCACCCGACCACCCGTTTACACCACCTTTTTGCAAGGATACTTTGTGTGCTGAGGTGGTGGTGCAGTTTCTTGATGCAAATTTTATGTCTTGGGGTGGTGTTGCCAATATTGGTGAAGGTATGCATTTGGCCGCAACGGTTCAGCCAACCACCTTTCCGTTTTGTGCCATTGTGGCTCGTGGTTCAGACGATAGCTTAGTCGTGGTTCAAAAG ATGGAAGGGCCGGTGACCCCTGAAGAACTAGTCGAAACACTACAAACAACGCTCGAGGAGCAAGGATTGGCATTTGATAACGCGAGGGTAGCCAAAGAAGAAAAGAGAAGGGATGATATTCGCTTGAGACAAGAACAAGATGCTGCTTATTCCGCCTCTCTCCAAGCCGACCAG GAAAAAGTGTTGAAACGCAAAAAGAAACCTCAACATCAGGATAATGCAAATCCGAATACTCAAGATATTCAG ATTTTAATAAGGTTCCCAAATGGAGAAAGGAAGCAGCGAGTATTCTCACGGAGAGAGAAAATCGAAGCTATTTTCAAATTTATCGACTCGTTAGGTCTACCAGAAGTTGGTAAAAACTACAAGCTCGTGTCGAGTTTTCCTAGAAAAGTGTACGGGGTAGATCAAATGAAAATGAGTCTCAAAGATGCGGAATTTGGTACAGAAGCAACTTTATTCATCGAACTTATTTGA